The bacterium genomic interval CGATCGAGGTCGCCCCGGGAACGCCGATGGCGGGCGCCGTCGTGCGGCCCACGCCCTGCCCGAAGAACGCCTGTCGCTTGAAGTGGCAGCGCGCGTTGTCCGAGGACGCGTCACAGTCCGCCAGCGGCTGGTTCTGCGGGATGTTGATGATGATGCCGTTGGTCTCGTGGTAATTCCCCGCGAGCCCCACCGCGCCGGCATTCCCAGCGAAGCCAGCGATCATCGCGACGGCGAGTGCGCCGCGAAGCCAGTGCTTGTACATCGAGTCTCTCCTTCAGATTGAATGCTGCAGAAGCGCTTGCTCGGTCGGTCTCATCGAATCCTGTGTGCGACCCGCTTGCTCTTCTTCGTCCGCTTCAGCTGGACGTCGCTCATGTTCCGCGGAACCGGAGCCAGGCCCCGTTTCCTTCATGGTGGGGCACAAGCCCCGTTGCTATGCCGGCTGCGAGGCCGGCCCTTCCGTCCTGTGTAATTCCGTTGCGAATCACCCTCACGGAAGGGACACTTTTCAGCCTAACATGATCGCCACCCGGACCGGGAAGAATTGTTGATCGGCAGTCACCTTTCTTGGGACGATGGGCTGTGCGGTCCCTCAGGGCGGTCGCCCAGCAGACACCTCGCGGGCCAGCGTCAAATTGCCGGCCGTCTGGTCGACGACCAGGCTGCGCGCTCGGATCCGGGCGGGACGGCTGCGAAGCGGTACGATCGCCGCCTCCCCGCGAGATTCGGAGTCAACGATCCTCGTCTCGCTGCCGATAAGAGAAGGCCCATGGGCCGTCTCCCGGGTCCAGAAATGCGTGCCGCGTTCCAGGCCCATGGGGAGGCTCTCGAAGGGTGAGATTCAGGAAGGCGCCGATCATGTCCCGACAGACGAAGAAGAACGATGATTCGACCCCCGCATCGACGCAGATCGGGGCGGAGTCCCGAGCGACAGGGCGAAGTTCGGGTCTAATTCACCTCGCTTTGATGATCGCGTTGCTGGGCTCGTCGCTCGTGACACTTCATTGCGCAGACGGCGATTCGGGCCGGTCGCAGCCGCCGGAAGGCGGCCTCGCCGCGATTCTTCGCCACCCGGATCCGCTGGAGCGGATTCGCTGGACGGCGGAGTACCTGGAGGACGCCGACCCCGAGGATCTCTTCGAGATCCAGTACGTGTTCGAGACGGCGCCGCTCGCTCGCGGCGATCGCGAGTACGCCCTCTTCGGCCACTGGTGGGCGACCTTCGATCCGAAGGCCGCCTACGACGCCACGTTCAACTCGTTGCGGATGGAAGGGGGCCACGTCATCCGTCAGATCATGCGGACCTGGGCGCGGAATGATCCGAAGGCGTTGAACGGGTCGGAGCTGCTCTGGGATCCTCAGACCTGGGGATCGACGGCGCCCGGCATGCGCCCCGAGCTCGTCGAGGCGGTCACGATCGGCTGGTACGAGTCGGGCGAACCGGACCTCGAAGCCTGGCTCTCCGGGCTCTCGGACGCGAGTGCCCAGTCCGCCGGGCTCAAGACCTACGTCACGATGAAGGTGATGTACGACGGCGGAGAGGAAGCGCTCCGCTGGGCGCTCGCCCTCGACGAAGACGAGGGGAGGAAGGCGATCTTCGGCCTCGCCCTCAACGTCGTGTCCCACGAAGACCCTCAGCTCGCCATCGAGTGGCTGGGAAGAGCCGAGGAGATGGGCGCCGACGTGGGCAGCGCGATGCGTCGGATCGCGAATGCCTGGGGCCACCACGACCCCGTTGCCGCGGCGGCCTGGCTGCTCGAACAGGAAGACAGCCGAGACCGAGCGGTGGCGCTCAAGTCCGTGGCCCAGCACTGGGTGCGATGGGACTACGACGGGTTCCGCGAATGGCTCCGCGGGCAGCAGAAGGACGTCGGGTTCGACAAGATGCGGGCGACCTTCGTGCGGTCGGGGTCGAAGAGCCGCCAGTACAAGGTCGACTGGCGCGCGCTGCTCGAGGTCGCCGAAGCGATCACGGAGCCGGCGCAGAATCGCAAGGAGGTCTACTGGGTCCTCCAGCGCTGGTACCTCGTGGACGAGGAGGCCGTGCTCGCCTGGTTCGAGGCCAACCCGGACCGCTTCCCCGAGAAGGTGAAGAAGCGCCTCGGTCTCGTGCCCGACAACGAGTCGGCATTGATCAAGGCCGCGGTTGCGGATCAGACGACGGAGTCACCGTCGTAGATTCCTGCTGATCGGATTCCCCGGGCGGCGTGCTCGGCCGTCTCGCAGGAGTCGGCCCCGGCGACGTCGCAGGACTAGCGTCGGCGGCGGCTCGGAGTGCCGTCGAAGCGGACCCGGACCCCGGTGCCGAGCCGGTAGAACCACCGATCGTGCTTGTACGTCCAGGTTGCCTGCTCTTCGGGGTATTCGGGATTCGCGGCGGAGAGGTTCGTTTCGAGGTCGCCGAAGATCCGCGTGCCCTGACCCTTGATATAGATGGACCAGGCGAAGGGCCCGAGGTGGTCCCCCGCCTCGTACTCGACCTCGAACGCGGCGCCGGCGCCATGGTAGATCTCGCGCTGCTTGCCGCTGATCTCGATCGAGCGGTAGGTGTTGTCATAGGTCCGCGCGGAACCCACGTTGGTGTTCAATCGGACCGCGCGGCGCAACACGCCGTAGACGTCGAAGGGGAGGCGCGAGTAGACGACGGACGGCTTCAGCCGGAAACGGTGGCCCTCGATGTCCACGAGAAAGGCGGCGCCGAAGCCGGCGTGGACCTGGGGACCCTGGTACTGCACGGTGGTCTTCGTGCCGCGTCCCGTGACCGCGGTCTCGCCGAGGATGGCCGTCGAGCTGTCGGTGACGCCCAGCGGGATGCCGAGCCTGCCGGGATTGCCGTCTCGTGCCAGACCGACTTCCGGACCGATCGCCGCCGCGACGTTCACGTTGAGGAAGAAGCGCGGCGCGTATTCGGCGGACGCGACGCGAGGCGACATCAGCTCGAAGTCGCCGCCGACCGTGAAGGCGGTGATCTGCTCTCGTGAGCGCGACGGGTTGAGTACCTGATCGCCGTTGAAGTCCAGGAAGCGTTGACCCGCGTTCGCGACCCGGGGGCCCACGATGGTCGTCCCCGTCGTGACCGCCTTGCCGGTCGTGCCCATGACATCGACCTGGAGCGCCATTGCGGGCGTCCATCGTCGCTCGGGATCGAAGTCGTCGTCCGCGGCCGTGACAGGCGTTGCCGATCCCGCGACGAGCGCCGAGGTCGAAGCGATCAAGGCGAGGCGTTCGAACGCACCACGGATGGCGCGTCGTCGGTCGGGCGACTTCGAGGCGGACGGGTTGATCATCTCCGGACGTCTCCGTCTCGGTGCAGGCTCGCCATGCGCATCTCCCAAGTCTATTCGAAATCGTCGAGACATGACTACTGCACCCGTAGGGTCGAGAACACCCGAATGGTCCGGATTCGATCCGGCGCTCGAAGTGTGCTCGGAGGTGCGCCTGTACGGAAACGAGAATGGCCGGGCGCACAGCCATCGTCGAGCGGCTGCCTAGGCTAGCTGGATGGGAATCGTTGTCGACACATTCGAACCGGGTGGGAATCGCTCGTGTTCTAACGACTCGTCAACTGCTGGGGCCTCATGCAGGAGACCGGCAAGGGGCGATGTTCGAAGTACTGGGCGAGGCGCGCACGTATCGATTCCGGTACCCATGGGTGGAGCCTATGAGGGCTTGAGGCCGGAGGGCACCCTGCTAGCGTCGGGACCTCCGGAAGACTGAAGGAGTCCGCCCCGATGCGTGATTGTTGGGCTCGCGCCGCCCACTGCTCGCCCGTCAAGATCACTCTGTGCGTATTCGGCATGGCCGTGGTCGGCGTGGTGGCGAGTGCTCCTCGAGCGGTTGCGCAAGAGACCGATTCCGCCGACCCCTTCGCGGGCGTCGAAGAGATGGTCGTGACGGGTTCTGGTACCGCGGCGCTTCTCGCGGAGACGAACTCCTCTTCGATTGGCTTCAACGCGGACGACCTCGATGGCCTCGGCGTAGAGAACATCGGCGACGTCGCGGACTACGTTCCGAACCTCGAGATCCGGAGCCAGAACCAGACGAACGCTTCCTTCTTCGTTCGTGGCGTCGGCCTCCAGGACTTCGGCGCCAACGCTTCGAGCTCCGTGCCGATCTTTCAGGACGGCATCGTCCGCAACCCGTCGGCGACGCAGCTGTCGGGTCTCTTCGACATCGGCGCCCTCAGCGTGATGCGGGGGCCGCAGGGATCGGGGAACTATCGGAACGCTTCGGCGGGCGCGATTTCGTTCGAGGCGGCGAAGCCGACGAGCGACTTCACGGGTTATGCGACGACGACCATCGCCCGCATCGTGAGCGTCGATGCCCGCGACGCGAATCGATACGGCTTCGAGACGGCGGTGAGCGGCCCCGTCTGGGGCGACGTGGTCTCGATTCGCTTGTCGACGCGATACAGCCACGAGAATCCCTTCCACGAGAACGGATGTGCGAATCGAACGCCGATCGACGATCGACTCGGCGTCTCGCTCGGCGGGCCGATCTCGTCGGAAGAGGCGGCGCTCTGCGGGGAAGACATTCGTCCCGCACGTACGGGGCCGCCCAACAAGAGTCAGGTCACTCCGTATCTCGGTCGCTACATCGGCGAGGTCGACGACTTCGCCTTCCGCGGTCAGATCAGGATCGAGCCTCCCGACCTCCCGCTCGACGTGACCTTCCGGGTCGAGCTCTCCAACCTCAACCGGGACTCGACGGTCGGCCAGCACATCGGTACGAGCCGCCGCATCCGAGGCAGCGGAAACATCTTCGAGCGCCACCTCGGTGGTGGGGATCGGCGTCGATACATCGATCCCGACATCGCAGCGCGCGAGGATCAGCTGATCGACTTCTTCCGCAACGCGAACCCCGGCCTCAACAACAACGGGGTCCTGGCGCTCGCCGAGCGGCAGCTCAATCGAGAGCTGTACAAGCAGCCGCTCGACGAGAGCCCCTATCGCGGCGACTTCGACAGCCCGGGTCGCACGATCCTCGAGACCAACGCGGCTTCGATGGGGCTCGACTACGAACTCGACTCGTCCGTCCTGGAGGTGAATCTCGGCTTCGTCGACTACAAGAAGTCGGAGGTGCAGGACACGGACATGAGTCCGAACATCCTCTTCCCCTCACGCTCGAACGACCAGGCCTGGGAGGTCTACGGCAGTCTGGACTGGAGCGGGGACGCGATCGCAGACTTCCCGATCGAATGGAAGCTCGGCGGCTACACGCTGATCGAGCAGGTCGAGGCGACGCAGCGACAGACGATCGCGATCTCGAACGCCGCCACGAACTTCATCAACGACTTCACCCAGGAGATCTACAGCTTCGGCACCTTCGCCGAGGCCCGATACGAGTTCTTCGAGGGTTGGAGCGCCGAGGCGGGCATCCGATACAACTGGGAGCGGAAGGACTTCGACGTCCGGCGGTTCAACCGGACCGTTCCCACGTCGCCGATCGAAAAGTCGGCGAACCAGCGCACCTGGGATGCGATCACCGGCTTCGGACTGGTCAAGTACGAATTCACCGAGTCCATCGCCGCCTGGATGAAGTACACGCGTGGGTTCAAGGCAGGCCACTTCAACCCGAGCCGCCCCCGCGACGCCAAGGCGCCGGGGCGAGGCTTCGCGGATCCGGAGCAGATCGACGCCGTCGAATGGGGCTTCGAGTTCGGGGCCTGGGCCGACCGCATCAAGGGCAACGGCGCGATCTTCTACTACAACTACAAGAACT includes:
- a CDS encoding TonB-dependent receptor, encoding MRDCWARAAHCSPVKITLCVFGMAVVGVVASAPRAVAQETDSADPFAGVEEMVVTGSGTAALLAETNSSSIGFNADDLDGLGVENIGDVADYVPNLEIRSQNQTNASFFVRGVGLQDFGANASSSVPIFQDGIVRNPSATQLSGLFDIGALSVMRGPQGSGNYRNASAGAISFEAAKPTSDFTGYATTTIARIVSVDARDANRYGFETAVSGPVWGDVVSIRLSTRYSHENPFHENGCANRTPIDDRLGVSLGGPISSEEAALCGEDIRPARTGPPNKSQVTPYLGRYIGEVDDFAFRGQIRIEPPDLPLDVTFRVELSNLNRDSTVGQHIGTSRRIRGSGNIFERHLGGGDRRRYIDPDIAAREDQLIDFFRNANPGLNNNGVLALAERQLNRELYKQPLDESPYRGDFDSPGRTILETNAASMGLDYELDSSVLEVNLGFVDYKKSEVQDTDMSPNILFPSRSNDQAWEVYGSLDWSGDAIADFPIEWKLGGYTLIEQVEATQRQTIAISNAATNFINDFTQEIYSFGTFAEARYEFFEGWSAEAGIRYNWERKDFDVRRFNRTVPTSPIEKSANQRTWDAITGFGLVKYEFTESIAAWMKYTRGFKAGHFNPSRPRDAKAPGRGFADPEQIDAVEWGFEFGAWADRIKGNGAIFYYNYKNYQVFRLSSTASGVFRTIENAQQARNYGAEAELVIRPLEGYAPEAIEGLNMKLNLGWLDTSFVEFTAFEERPFSAGFIGVTIDYSGNQLISAPNLQVVGVFTWPIIINRFGTITPQYDFTWTDDTPFGPNGGRGEVDNDGNDRLQPYTVGNRAYILHNVRLSYTPLEGQFEVAGFCRNLTDERYVNFGVDLSQFAELILNFVAPPRTCGMDIRFNW